One part of the Xiphophorus maculatus strain JP 163 A chromosome 1, X_maculatus-5.0-male, whole genome shotgun sequence genome encodes these proteins:
- the usp19 gene encoding ubiquitin carboxyl-terminal hydrolase 19 isoform X1 has protein sequence MASSGGDRVAGSETAGRRSGAQQRGGARENGSEQTSSTSKKKQKDKANQESREAKRAAAAANAALDGVLAEVKKDVFVDWKQNVNEVTVRLRCGDGVQRTEDINTTFTDTHCNVSFPDGRQWSCQLQEEIEASCSKAQYKEKGGFLHLILHKKIPFHIWPSLKSNKKEKDVARPESRNETKPSTLKSSEKARLALEQLQPRPPSSPAHDEQSRSAGRPERGFKRCFKNKAGDKAAADSVQVKKGSDDSSGASIVPRADAKGEQPSQEHGAARTTLLLPNMSKDPEGEPASERSTAAAGTIPHPSSHRHEDNRAEKEGGSQESGAPGAAAGDRAQVEKTDESIDVSETTIPGTDGHLTAPDITDRFQNPAKSNKEPDSSPQMPRDGTDLEVQGKPTERESQQDAFTSQQPGITEKLPEPAAGAAHRQSQSAGLTLKSSSCDGEEKRDQSKEEPTLEMMQQEAPEPMVNLPLVKNDSYEKGTDLMVVNVYMKGICRETARVIFREQDFTLIFQTSDANFLRLHSGCGPNTLFKWQVKLRNLIQPEQCSYSFTPSRLDITLKKRHSQRWGGLEAPASQGAVGGAKVAVPSSPTCMEKSQPGSSQHSLPAKEEPPRVGEEPTKAPKASPRGVEETSLDTVAPRPVSEHVNITKAEPTVTMPQPKPTCMVQPMTHAPPAANECHEEEEEKKVCLPGFTGLVNLGNTCFMNSVIQSLSNTRELRDYFHDRAFESEINCSNPLGTGGRLAIGFAVLLRALWKGTHHAFQPSKLKAIVASKASQFTGYAQHDAQEFMAFLLDGLHEDLNRIQNKPYTETVDSDGRLDEVVAEEAWQRHKMRNDSFIVDLFQGQFKSKLVCPTCSKVSITFDPFLYLPVPLPQKQKVLSVFYFAKEPHKKPIKFLVSVSKENSSTAEVLESISRSVRVKSENLRLAEVAKNRFQRIFLPSHSLDTVSPSDMLFCFEVLSKDLAKERVVLLRVQQKLQVPSIPISKCAACLKPPVSEEDKLKRCTRCYRVGYCNQHCQKTHWPSHKSLCRPNSENVGLPFLVSAPESRLCYARLAQLLEGYSRFSVNVFQPPFQSGRTSPETPQSRLDALPMALGSPDGAGAGDEARGAGGDVQAGDADLESPSLPPELQGEYSQASAIHSEASGSFSLSSTRTKDSGFSESVSSTSCCSLDPQAEKETTCEKAVRPEAAVTGYQQPSDASSGHASQFYIGLLDSNNKEQRLDEKEDALADVVDDATLELVWKNNERLKEYVLVSSKELEYDDDPSSMSETARAGHFTLEQCLNLFTKPEVLAPEEAWYCPKCQQHREASKQLLLWRLPNVLIIQLKRFSFRSFIWRDKINDMVDFPVRNLDLSKFCIGQKDEMQQAPIYDLYAVINHYGGMIGGHYTAYARLPSDKNSQRSDVGWRLFDDSTVTMVEESQVVTRYAYVLFYRRRNSPVERPPRFLSPGAESATATGASASQASLIWRELEEEDEGPDEGPRGLFRSALRSRQAQRNRGEEEAGARRRRRHKMSDYPDEDCVRYLVVATLTAVIALFVNLVYPFLYKIR, from the exons ATGGCCAGCAGCGGGGGGGACCGAGTAGCTGGTAGCGAGACGGCGGGGCGTCGTAGTGGGGCTCAACAACGAGGAGGCGCTAGGGAAAACGGCTCTGAACAGACCAGCAGCACCAGTAAGAAGAAACAGAAGGACAAGGCCAaccaggagagcagagaggccAAGagggctgcagcagcagccaatGCAGCGCTGGATGGTGTTCTGGCAGAGGTCAAGAAAG ATGTGTTTGTGGACTGGAAGCAGAACGTGAATGAAGTGACGGTCAGGCTGCGCTGTGGAGACGGGGTGCAGAGGACAGAGGACATCAACACCACGTTCACCGACACACACTGCAACGTGTCTTTCCCAG ATGGGCGGCAGTGGAGCTGTCAGTTGCAGGAGGAAATCGAGGCCTCCTGCAGTAAAGCACAGTACAAGGAGAAAGGTGGATTTCTGCACCTCATTTTGCACAAGAAGATTCCGTTTCACATTTGGCCGTCTCTCAAG TCAAATAAGAAGGAAAAGGACGTGGCCCGACCAGAGTCCAGAAATGAAACCAAACCTTCCACCTTGAAGTCATCAGAGAAAGCCAGATTAGCTTTAGAGCAGCTGCAGCCTCGGCCTCCCTCATCACCCGCACACGACGAGCAGAGCCGCAGCGCTGGCAGGCCTGAGCGTGGCTTCAAGCGCTGCTTCAAAAACAAAGCGGGCGACAAGGCGGCCGCGGACTCGGTCCAGGTGAAAAAGGGCTCCGACGACAGCTCGGGCGCCAGCATCGTGCCAAGGGCAGACGCAAAAGGCGAGCAGCCATCTCAGGAACACGGTGCCGCACGCACCACTTTGCTGCTGCCCAACATGAGCAAAGACCCAGAAGGGGAGCCCGCCTCTGAGAGATCTACTGCAGCTGCTGGTACAATTCCTCATCCCAGCTCACACAGACATGAAGACAACAGAGCAGAGAAAGAGGGAGGCAGCCAGGAATCTGGAGCACCAGGGGCGGCTGCTGGAGACAGAGCTCAG GTGGAGAAGACAGACGAGTCAATAGACGTGTCCGAAACAACAATACCTGGGACTGACGGCCATCTAACAGCTCCTGACATCACCGATCGCTTCCAGAACCCAGCCAAATCCAACAAGGAACCGGATTCTTCTCCACAGATGCCGAGAGACGGAACTGACCTTGAGGTGCAAGGAAAACCCACTGAGCGTGAATCCCAGCAGGACGCTTTCACATCCCAGCAGCCTGGGATAACGGAGAAGCTACCAGAACCAGCTGCCGGTGCAGCTCACAGGCAGAGTCAATCAGCAGGTCTAACGCTGAAGTCAAGCAGTTGTGACGGAGAGGAGAAACGGGACCAGTCAAAGGAAGAGCCCACTCTGGAGATGATGCAACAGGAAG CCCCAGAGCCGATGGTCAACCTGCCGTTGGTGAAAAACGACTCGTACGAGAAGGGCACAGACCTGATGGTGGTCAACGTTTACATGAAGGGAATCTGCAGGGAAACAGCCAGGGTCATCTTCAGAGAGCAGGACTTCACCCTCATCTTCCAGACAAG CGATGCGAACTTTCTTCGGCTTCATTCAGGCTGTGGGCCAAACACGTTGTTCAAGTGGCAAGTTAAACTCAG GAACCTGATCCAGCCAGAGCAGTGCAGCTACTCCTTCACCCCGTCCCGCCTGGACATCACCCTGAAGAAGAGACACAGCCAGCGCTGGGGCGGCCTGGAGGCCCCGGCCTCACAAG GTGCAGTGGGTGGTGCTAAGGTTGCTGTGCCCTCCAGCCCCACCTGCATGGAGAAAAGCCAGCCAGGCAGCAGTCAGCACAGCCTCCCAGCCAAGGAGGAGCCCCCGAGGGTTGGAGAGGAGCCCACCAAGGCGCCCAAGGCATCTCCCAGAGGAGTGGAGGAAACGAGTCTGGATACCGTAGCTCCCCGCCCCGTCTCTGAGCACGTTAACATCACCAAGGCGGAGCCCACAGTAACCATG CCTCAGCCCAAGCCTACTTGCATGGTGCAGCCCATGACCCATGCACCACCTGCTGCTAACGAGTGccacgaggaagaggaggagaagaaggtgTGCCTGCCTGGATTCACAGGACTGGTTAACCTGGGCAACACCTGCTTCATGAACAGCGTCATCCAATCCCTGTCCAACACCAGAGAACTCAGGGATTACTTCCATG ACCGAGCGTTTGAATCCGAGATCAACTGCAGTAATCCACTGGGAACCGGAGGCAGGCTGGCCATCGGTTTTGCTGTTCTGCTCAGGGCTCTGTGGAAAGGGACTCATCATGCCTTCCAACCATCAAAATTAAAG GCAATCGTGGCCAGTAAGGCCAGCCAGTTCACAGGTTATGCTCAGCACGATGCGCAGGAGTTCATGGCGTTCCTCCTGGACGGACTCCACGAGGACCTGAACCGGATCCAGAATAAACCCTACACCGAGACGGTGGACTCTGACGGACGTCTTGATGAG GTGGTTGCAGAGGAGGCATGGCAGCGACACAAGATGAGAAATGACTCGTTTATCGTGGATCTGTTCCAAGGCCAGTTTAAATCCAAGCTAGTGTGCCCCACATGCTCCAAG GTCTCCATCACCTTTGACCCCTTCCTGTACCTCCCAGTCCCGttgccacaaaaacaaaaagtgctcTCTGTTTTCTACTTTGCTAAAGAACCTCATAAAAAACCAATCAAG TTTCTGGTTAGTGTGAGCAAGGAGAACTCCAGCACTGCTGAGGTTCTGGAATCTATCTCCAGGAGTGTGAGGGTCAAGTCTGAGAACCTCAGACTGGCGGAG GTGGCGAAAAATCGCTTCCAGCGCATCTTCCTGCCGTCCCATTCTCTGGACACCGTGTCGCCATCTGATATGTTGTTCTGTTTCGAGGTGCTTTCCAAAGATCTGGCCAAAGAACGAGTGGTGCTGCTCAGAGTGCAGCAG AAACTCCAGGTGCCCAGCATCCCCATCTCAAAGTGCGCTGCCTGCCTGAAACCTCCAGTGTCCGAGGAAGACAAACTGAAGCGGTGCACCCGCTGCTACCGAGTGGGCTACTGCAATCA ACATTGTCAGAAAACTCACTGGCCCAGTCACAAGAGTCTATGTCGTCCCAACTCTGAGAACGTAGGCCTGCCATTCCTTGTTAGCGCCCCAGAGTCCCGCCTGTGCTACGCCCGCCTCGCCCAGCTGCTGGAGGGTTACTCCAG GTTTTCTGTAAACGTATTCCAACCCCCGTTCCAATCAGGCAGAACGTCTCCTGAAACACCCCAGTCCCGGTTAGACGCACTGCCAATGGCGCTCGGCTCTCCTGACGGTGCTGGAGCCGGAGACGAGGCCAGGGGGGCGGGCGGTGATGTACAGGCTGGTGATGCTGACTTGGAGAGCCCTTCTCTGCCGCCTGAGCTCCAGGGGGAATACAGCCAGGCGTCGGCGATCCACTCCGAGGCGTCGGGTTCCTTCTCCCTCTCCAGCACCCGGACTAAAGACTCTGGGTTTTCCGAGTCCGTttcctccacttcctgctgctctCTGGACCCTCAGGCCGAGAAAGAGACGACATGTGAGAAAGCGGTGCGGCCAGAAg CTGCAGTAACAGGGTACCAACAGCCAAGCGATGCATCATCTGGTCATGCCAGTCAGTTCTACATCGGTCTGCTGGACTCGAACAACAAGGAGCAAAGGCTGGACGAGAAAG AGGATGCGCTCGCGGACGTGGTAGATGATGCGACCTTGGAGCTGGTGTGGAAGAACAACGAGCGTCTGAAGGAGTATGTGCTGGTCAGCTCTAAGGAGCTGGAGTACGACGACGACCCCAGCTCCATGAGCGAGACGGCCAGAGCAGGACATTTCACCCTGGAGCAGTGCCTCAATCTCTTCACCAAGCCTGAGGTGTTGGCACCTGAAGAGGCCTG GTACTGTCCAAAGTGCCAGCAGCACCGAGAGGCCTCCAAGCAACTCCTGCTGTGGCGTCTGCCGAACGTTTTGATCATCCAGCTCAAACGTTTCTCCTTCAGAAGCTTCATCTGGAGGGACAAGATCAATGACATGGTCGACTTTCCTGTCAG GAACTTGGATCTGAGTAAGTTCTGCATTGGCCAGAAGGACGAGATGCAGCAGGCCCCCATCTATGACCTCTATGCAGTCATCAACCATTACGGAGGGATGATTGGAGGACACTACACAGCGTACGCTCGCCTGCCCAGTGACAAGAACAGTCAGCGCAGTGATGTTG GGTGGCGACTGTTCGACGACAGCACCGTGACAATGGTGGAGGAGAGCCAGGTGGTGACGCGTTACGCCTACGTCCTCTTCTACCGCCGCAGGAACTCCCCCGTGGAGAGGCCACCACGCTTCCTCTCTCCTGGAGCCGAGTCAGCTACAGCCACAGGAGCCTCTGCCAGCCAG GCCTCTCTAATATGGCGGGAactggaggaggaagacgaggggCCCGACGAAGGGCCTCGCGGACTGTTCCGCTCCGCGCTCCGAAGCCGACAAGCACAGAGGAACAGAGGCGAGGAAGAGGCAGGCGCACGCCGCCGCCGCAGGCACAAGATGTCAGATTATCCCGACGAAGACTGCGTGCGATATCTAGTGGTGGCCACGCTCACTGCAGTCATCGCTCTCTTTGTTAACCTAGTTTATCCCTTTCTATACAAAATCAGATGA
- the usp19 gene encoding ubiquitin carboxyl-terminal hydrolase 19 isoform X2, translating to MASSGGDRVAGSETAGRRSGAQQRGGARENGSEQTSSTSKKKQKDKANQESREAKRAAAAANAALDGVLAEVKKDVFVDWKQNVNEVTVRLRCGDGVQRTEDINTTFTDTHCNVSFPDGRQWSCQLQEEIEASCSKAQYKEKGGFLHLILHKKIPFHIWPSLKSNKKEKDVARPESRNETKPSTLKSSEKARLALEQLQPRPPSSPAHDEQSRSAGRPERGFKRCFKNKAGDKAAADSVQVKKGSDDSSGASIVPRADAKGEQPSQEHGAARTTLLLPNMSKDPEGEPASERSTAAAGTIPHPSSHRHEDNRAEKEGGSQESGAPGAAAGDRAQVEKTDESIDVSETTIPGTDGHLTAPDITDRFQNPAKSNKEPDSSPQMPRDGTDLEVQGKPTERESQQDAFTSQQPGITEKLPEPAAGAAHRQSQSAGLTLKSSSCDGEEKRDQSKEEPTLEMMQQEAPEPMVNLPLVKNDSYEKGTDLMVVNVYMKGICRETARVIFREQDFTLIFQTSDANFLRLHSGCGPNTLFKWQVKLRNLIQPEQCSYSFTPSRLDITLKKRHSQRWGGLEAPASQVGGAKVAVPSSPTCMEKSQPGSSQHSLPAKEEPPRVGEEPTKAPKASPRGVEETSLDTVAPRPVSEHVNITKAEPTVTMPQPKPTCMVQPMTHAPPAANECHEEEEEKKVCLPGFTGLVNLGNTCFMNSVIQSLSNTRELRDYFHDRAFESEINCSNPLGTGGRLAIGFAVLLRALWKGTHHAFQPSKLKAIVASKASQFTGYAQHDAQEFMAFLLDGLHEDLNRIQNKPYTETVDSDGRLDEVVAEEAWQRHKMRNDSFIVDLFQGQFKSKLVCPTCSKVSITFDPFLYLPVPLPQKQKVLSVFYFAKEPHKKPIKFLVSVSKENSSTAEVLESISRSVRVKSENLRLAEVAKNRFQRIFLPSHSLDTVSPSDMLFCFEVLSKDLAKERVVLLRVQQKLQVPSIPISKCAACLKPPVSEEDKLKRCTRCYRVGYCNQHCQKTHWPSHKSLCRPNSENVGLPFLVSAPESRLCYARLAQLLEGYSRFSVNVFQPPFQSGRTSPETPQSRLDALPMALGSPDGAGAGDEARGAGGDVQAGDADLESPSLPPELQGEYSQASAIHSEASGSFSLSSTRTKDSGFSESVSSTSCCSLDPQAEKETTCEKAVRPEAAVTGYQQPSDASSGHASQFYIGLLDSNNKEQRLDEKEDALADVVDDATLELVWKNNERLKEYVLVSSKELEYDDDPSSMSETARAGHFTLEQCLNLFTKPEVLAPEEAWYCPKCQQHREASKQLLLWRLPNVLIIQLKRFSFRSFIWRDKINDMVDFPVRNLDLSKFCIGQKDEMQQAPIYDLYAVINHYGGMIGGHYTAYARLPSDKNSQRSDVGWRLFDDSTVTMVEESQVVTRYAYVLFYRRRNSPVERPPRFLSPGAESATATGASASQASLIWRELEEEDEGPDEGPRGLFRSALRSRQAQRNRGEEEAGARRRRRHKMSDYPDEDCVRYLVVATLTAVIALFVNLVYPFLYKIR from the exons ATGGCCAGCAGCGGGGGGGACCGAGTAGCTGGTAGCGAGACGGCGGGGCGTCGTAGTGGGGCTCAACAACGAGGAGGCGCTAGGGAAAACGGCTCTGAACAGACCAGCAGCACCAGTAAGAAGAAACAGAAGGACAAGGCCAaccaggagagcagagaggccAAGagggctgcagcagcagccaatGCAGCGCTGGATGGTGTTCTGGCAGAGGTCAAGAAAG ATGTGTTTGTGGACTGGAAGCAGAACGTGAATGAAGTGACGGTCAGGCTGCGCTGTGGAGACGGGGTGCAGAGGACAGAGGACATCAACACCACGTTCACCGACACACACTGCAACGTGTCTTTCCCAG ATGGGCGGCAGTGGAGCTGTCAGTTGCAGGAGGAAATCGAGGCCTCCTGCAGTAAAGCACAGTACAAGGAGAAAGGTGGATTTCTGCACCTCATTTTGCACAAGAAGATTCCGTTTCACATTTGGCCGTCTCTCAAG TCAAATAAGAAGGAAAAGGACGTGGCCCGACCAGAGTCCAGAAATGAAACCAAACCTTCCACCTTGAAGTCATCAGAGAAAGCCAGATTAGCTTTAGAGCAGCTGCAGCCTCGGCCTCCCTCATCACCCGCACACGACGAGCAGAGCCGCAGCGCTGGCAGGCCTGAGCGTGGCTTCAAGCGCTGCTTCAAAAACAAAGCGGGCGACAAGGCGGCCGCGGACTCGGTCCAGGTGAAAAAGGGCTCCGACGACAGCTCGGGCGCCAGCATCGTGCCAAGGGCAGACGCAAAAGGCGAGCAGCCATCTCAGGAACACGGTGCCGCACGCACCACTTTGCTGCTGCCCAACATGAGCAAAGACCCAGAAGGGGAGCCCGCCTCTGAGAGATCTACTGCAGCTGCTGGTACAATTCCTCATCCCAGCTCACACAGACATGAAGACAACAGAGCAGAGAAAGAGGGAGGCAGCCAGGAATCTGGAGCACCAGGGGCGGCTGCTGGAGACAGAGCTCAG GTGGAGAAGACAGACGAGTCAATAGACGTGTCCGAAACAACAATACCTGGGACTGACGGCCATCTAACAGCTCCTGACATCACCGATCGCTTCCAGAACCCAGCCAAATCCAACAAGGAACCGGATTCTTCTCCACAGATGCCGAGAGACGGAACTGACCTTGAGGTGCAAGGAAAACCCACTGAGCGTGAATCCCAGCAGGACGCTTTCACATCCCAGCAGCCTGGGATAACGGAGAAGCTACCAGAACCAGCTGCCGGTGCAGCTCACAGGCAGAGTCAATCAGCAGGTCTAACGCTGAAGTCAAGCAGTTGTGACGGAGAGGAGAAACGGGACCAGTCAAAGGAAGAGCCCACTCTGGAGATGATGCAACAGGAAG CCCCAGAGCCGATGGTCAACCTGCCGTTGGTGAAAAACGACTCGTACGAGAAGGGCACAGACCTGATGGTGGTCAACGTTTACATGAAGGGAATCTGCAGGGAAACAGCCAGGGTCATCTTCAGAGAGCAGGACTTCACCCTCATCTTCCAGACAAG CGATGCGAACTTTCTTCGGCTTCATTCAGGCTGTGGGCCAAACACGTTGTTCAAGTGGCAAGTTAAACTCAG GAACCTGATCCAGCCAGAGCAGTGCAGCTACTCCTTCACCCCGTCCCGCCTGGACATCACCCTGAAGAAGAGACACAGCCAGCGCTGGGGCGGCCTGGAGGCCCCGGCCTCACAAG TGGGTGGTGCTAAGGTTGCTGTGCCCTCCAGCCCCACCTGCATGGAGAAAAGCCAGCCAGGCAGCAGTCAGCACAGCCTCCCAGCCAAGGAGGAGCCCCCGAGGGTTGGAGAGGAGCCCACCAAGGCGCCCAAGGCATCTCCCAGAGGAGTGGAGGAAACGAGTCTGGATACCGTAGCTCCCCGCCCCGTCTCTGAGCACGTTAACATCACCAAGGCGGAGCCCACAGTAACCATG CCTCAGCCCAAGCCTACTTGCATGGTGCAGCCCATGACCCATGCACCACCTGCTGCTAACGAGTGccacgaggaagaggaggagaagaaggtgTGCCTGCCTGGATTCACAGGACTGGTTAACCTGGGCAACACCTGCTTCATGAACAGCGTCATCCAATCCCTGTCCAACACCAGAGAACTCAGGGATTACTTCCATG ACCGAGCGTTTGAATCCGAGATCAACTGCAGTAATCCACTGGGAACCGGAGGCAGGCTGGCCATCGGTTTTGCTGTTCTGCTCAGGGCTCTGTGGAAAGGGACTCATCATGCCTTCCAACCATCAAAATTAAAG GCAATCGTGGCCAGTAAGGCCAGCCAGTTCACAGGTTATGCTCAGCACGATGCGCAGGAGTTCATGGCGTTCCTCCTGGACGGACTCCACGAGGACCTGAACCGGATCCAGAATAAACCCTACACCGAGACGGTGGACTCTGACGGACGTCTTGATGAG GTGGTTGCAGAGGAGGCATGGCAGCGACACAAGATGAGAAATGACTCGTTTATCGTGGATCTGTTCCAAGGCCAGTTTAAATCCAAGCTAGTGTGCCCCACATGCTCCAAG GTCTCCATCACCTTTGACCCCTTCCTGTACCTCCCAGTCCCGttgccacaaaaacaaaaagtgctcTCTGTTTTCTACTTTGCTAAAGAACCTCATAAAAAACCAATCAAG TTTCTGGTTAGTGTGAGCAAGGAGAACTCCAGCACTGCTGAGGTTCTGGAATCTATCTCCAGGAGTGTGAGGGTCAAGTCTGAGAACCTCAGACTGGCGGAG GTGGCGAAAAATCGCTTCCAGCGCATCTTCCTGCCGTCCCATTCTCTGGACACCGTGTCGCCATCTGATATGTTGTTCTGTTTCGAGGTGCTTTCCAAAGATCTGGCCAAAGAACGAGTGGTGCTGCTCAGAGTGCAGCAG AAACTCCAGGTGCCCAGCATCCCCATCTCAAAGTGCGCTGCCTGCCTGAAACCTCCAGTGTCCGAGGAAGACAAACTGAAGCGGTGCACCCGCTGCTACCGAGTGGGCTACTGCAATCA ACATTGTCAGAAAACTCACTGGCCCAGTCACAAGAGTCTATGTCGTCCCAACTCTGAGAACGTAGGCCTGCCATTCCTTGTTAGCGCCCCAGAGTCCCGCCTGTGCTACGCCCGCCTCGCCCAGCTGCTGGAGGGTTACTCCAG GTTTTCTGTAAACGTATTCCAACCCCCGTTCCAATCAGGCAGAACGTCTCCTGAAACACCCCAGTCCCGGTTAGACGCACTGCCAATGGCGCTCGGCTCTCCTGACGGTGCTGGAGCCGGAGACGAGGCCAGGGGGGCGGGCGGTGATGTACAGGCTGGTGATGCTGACTTGGAGAGCCCTTCTCTGCCGCCTGAGCTCCAGGGGGAATACAGCCAGGCGTCGGCGATCCACTCCGAGGCGTCGGGTTCCTTCTCCCTCTCCAGCACCCGGACTAAAGACTCTGGGTTTTCCGAGTCCGTttcctccacttcctgctgctctCTGGACCCTCAGGCCGAGAAAGAGACGACATGTGAGAAAGCGGTGCGGCCAGAAg CTGCAGTAACAGGGTACCAACAGCCAAGCGATGCATCATCTGGTCATGCCAGTCAGTTCTACATCGGTCTGCTGGACTCGAACAACAAGGAGCAAAGGCTGGACGAGAAAG AGGATGCGCTCGCGGACGTGGTAGATGATGCGACCTTGGAGCTGGTGTGGAAGAACAACGAGCGTCTGAAGGAGTATGTGCTGGTCAGCTCTAAGGAGCTGGAGTACGACGACGACCCCAGCTCCATGAGCGAGACGGCCAGAGCAGGACATTTCACCCTGGAGCAGTGCCTCAATCTCTTCACCAAGCCTGAGGTGTTGGCACCTGAAGAGGCCTG GTACTGTCCAAAGTGCCAGCAGCACCGAGAGGCCTCCAAGCAACTCCTGCTGTGGCGTCTGCCGAACGTTTTGATCATCCAGCTCAAACGTTTCTCCTTCAGAAGCTTCATCTGGAGGGACAAGATCAATGACATGGTCGACTTTCCTGTCAG GAACTTGGATCTGAGTAAGTTCTGCATTGGCCAGAAGGACGAGATGCAGCAGGCCCCCATCTATGACCTCTATGCAGTCATCAACCATTACGGAGGGATGATTGGAGGACACTACACAGCGTACGCTCGCCTGCCCAGTGACAAGAACAGTCAGCGCAGTGATGTTG GGTGGCGACTGTTCGACGACAGCACCGTGACAATGGTGGAGGAGAGCCAGGTGGTGACGCGTTACGCCTACGTCCTCTTCTACCGCCGCAGGAACTCCCCCGTGGAGAGGCCACCACGCTTCCTCTCTCCTGGAGCCGAGTCAGCTACAGCCACAGGAGCCTCTGCCAGCCAG GCCTCTCTAATATGGCGGGAactggaggaggaagacgaggggCCCGACGAAGGGCCTCGCGGACTGTTCCGCTCCGCGCTCCGAAGCCGACAAGCACAGAGGAACAGAGGCGAGGAAGAGGCAGGCGCACGCCGCCGCCGCAGGCACAAGATGTCAGATTATCCCGACGAAGACTGCGTGCGATATCTAGTGGTGGCCACGCTCACTGCAGTCATCGCTCTCTTTGTTAACCTAGTTTATCCCTTTCTATACAAAATCAGATGA